TGTGACCAACCCCGATTTTATTCTTTTGGATGAACCTTTTGCTGGTGTGGATCCTATTGCTGTTAAAGATATTCAAAATGTAATCCAGTCTTTAAAGGAACGAGGTCTTGGGATTTTAATCACAGACCATAACGTAAGAGAAACATTGAAAATTACTGATAGAGCTTATATCATGTATAGCGGTCGGATTCTCATTTCTGGAACTGCAGATGATTTGATCAACGATCCAGAAACAAGACGAATTTACTTGGGTGAGGATTTTAAACTATAAATGAAACTCGGGGCTTCACTTTCACAACGCCAAACTCAAAAATTAGTGATGACCCAGGACTTACGTCAGTCCATCGAATTGTTATCTTTATCTACATTAGAACTTTCTGATAAAATCCAAAACGAACTTTTGGAAAATCCACTTTTAGATGAAGTGGGGACGGATGAAAAGACCAAAATGCCTGAACTTTTCTCTATCGATGAAGTAAAACGAATAGAGAAATTAAATCATGAAAAAAGTACTGATGTCAATTGGCAGGATTCCTACTCTTTAGAAGGACCAAGATCTTATGATACAGAAGCGAGTGACAGAAATCAAAAATATATCGAGTCATCAACTCGTGGTGAAACCTTAGAAGAACATTTATTAAACCAATTGAGAATGATCAAACTGACTAAGTTGGAGTTCGAAATCGGTGAAGTATTAATCAGTATGATCGATGATAAAGGATTTATCACCGATGATTTGGCCATCGTTTCGAAAGAGATGGGATATCCAGAAGCGAAAGTTAGGCGAGTATTACAAGTGGTAAACGAACTCGACCCTATAGGAATTGGTGCGAAGGATATGCAAGAAACCCTTCTTATCCAAGGAAAGATTCTTTTTCCTGAAAATCCACTTTTGCACCAATTGATTGGTGAATTTTTATCAGACCTAGAAAAAGTAGACTACAAAAAAATCGCAAAGAATCTCAAAATTACTGAAGAAGAAATCCTAACTTTAGCAAGGCTCATTAAAAAATTAGAGCCTTATCCAGCGACTACCTACCAAGGAAGGAAAGTTGATTACGTCGTTGCAGATGTTGTGGTTAAAGAAGTTGGTAATGAATTTAATATATTTATTAACGATGAATGGTTGCCAAAACTTTCGATCCAAGAAGAATATCGTGAACTTTTAAATCATAAACTTCCACCAAAGGAAAAGGAGTATTTTCAAACAAAATATAGTTCTGCCCAATGGTTAATACGTTCCATTCAACAACGAAGACAAACTTTACAACGAGTTGTGAGTTGTATCATAGATTTTCAGGTAGATTTTTTTAGGGGAGGGATTGGGTTTATCAAACCATTAACTCTAAAAGAAGTCGCAGAAAAATTAAATCTACATGAATCTACAATTTCTCGTATAACAACAAATAAATACATACAAACAACTTGGGGTATCTTTGAGTTAAAATGGTTTTTTTCGTCTGGTGTAAAGTCCACTGAAGGTGGTAAGGAAAGTTCCAAAAAAATTCATGAAATCATTCGAAACTTAGTCAAAGATGAAGATGAAAACAATCCTTTATCAGACCAAGACATAGTTGAGCTTATGGAGAAAAAAGGAATTGAAATTGCGCGTCGGACGGTTGCAAAGTATAGAAAGGTTTTAAGAATCCTTCCTTCCAACGAAAGGAAACGGATTAGTTCTCTAAAGGGGTAAACCAATGCCAGTTCCTGGGATCACTGTTGACACGATTTTACGAGATCACGACGATCTACAATTGATTTTGATCACCGGTGAGGCCGGACTAACAAACCGTATCAATAATGCGGAAATCAATCGACCAGGACTATCTCTTACCGGATTTTTTGATTTTTTTGCGAATGACAGAATTCAAATTTTAGGGAAGGGGGAATGGGCCTATCTAAACTCTCTTTCAGGAGAGAAACTCCATGAAATTACGGAGAAATTCTTTGAATTCCATTTAAATTGTATCATTTATACCCATGGCAATGAGCCACAAATTCCTTTTATAGAGAGAGCAAAAACGAAAGGGATCCCCCTGTTTAAAACAGAAATTGCAACTCACCGTTTTATCACACTGATCTCTCAAATTTTAGATAGAGCTCTTGCACCAAGAACCATGCGTCATGGAGTACTCATTGAAGTTTTTGGAATTGGAACTTTACTTACTGGTCGTTCGGGTGTTGGTAAAAGTGAAACAGCACTTGAGCTCATCGAACGCGGCCATAGACTTGTGGCAGATGATATGGTGGAGATTCGACGACTCAGCGAAAGTTATTTGATTGGGTCCTGTTCTGATTTACTTCGTCATCATATGGAAATACGCGGGCTTGGAATTTTAAACATCAAAGATCTGTTTGGTGTAGGCTCTGTTCGAGATCATAAACTTATTGAACTCATTATTAATTTAAAAGAATGGGAAGAACAAACATCTGGTGAGTATGAAAGAACCGGTATCGAACAAAGTATGGAAGAAATTCTTGGTGTTTCTGTTCCTTATATCGAAATTCCTGTCAAACCCGGAAGGAATATTCCCATCATTGTAGAAACAGCGGCAATGAACCAACGTTTGCGTAAGATGGGAAAGAATAGTGCAAAAGAATTTTCGAATAAACTAAATACTTATATTCAACAGAGTTCCATTGAAACAAATCCAATTAAAGATTAGAGAAGACAGCAGCGGACTTCATGCGAGACCTGCCTCATTATTTGTAAAAGTGGCAGCAAGTTTCCCTTGTGAAATTTTTGTAGTCAAAGATGATATTGAAGTCAACGGAAAATCCATTATGGGTCTTATGATGTTAGCATTAGGACCAGGTTCTGAATTTTTTGTAAAGGCAGATGGAAAACGAGAAGAGGAGGCTCTTTTCGCTTTAGAAGCTTTAGTTGAGCGCAATTTTGAAGCGAATGCCACTTAAATTTTTAAAAATTCTCCCGCGTTTATCTGATGAGAACAGATATTATTTACGCGATATCTTTATCTTTTTCCTTACCTTAGGAGTTTCTGTTGGATTTTCGGAATTAGTTTTTTTTAGACAAGAGGAAGACATTTCCTTTTTCTCTAAATTGGATACTTATGTTTTCATTCTCATTCCATTTTTTATCCTATCATTAATCTTAAGTTATGTTTACCGCAATAGACGAAATAGAGAAACGGGAAAAATTCGGAGTTCCATTCGCTATCGACTAACACTCGCTTTTTTGTTTGTAGCCCTTGTCCCATCACTACCTATTTTCATCCTTTCCTCTAATCTTACGGGCAGGCTCATTGAAGGTTTTTATCGAGTCGATATTTCTAATGCACTCCGGTCAGCAAATTTGATTATTCAAAATGAAGAGAAAGAAGTGGAGACCGAATTTCTTGAAAAAGTGAGTATTTTGCGAACGAGATTATATGGCTTAAAAACCGATGGATATACTGTTTTTCAAAAGGGAGTCGAAAATGGACTCTTTGAAAAGAATGAATACTATTTGGGTTTTGCCGAATCAGGAAAACTGAGTTTTGAATCTAAAGGATTGTTTCGTAATATTAAAGGATTAGATTTTTTAGAGTCGAATCGTTCAGGGATTTTTGTCAGTCGGTTGTATTTAAATGATCGGTCTTATATTATTTGTCGGTTTCCGTTAGAACATGGGACTGAAGTTTACGTGGGCCAAAGAATTCACCAGGGAATGGAAAGTGATGTTCATAATATTGTAAATGCCACTTCTACATATGAAAAAGTAAGCCTTTGGAAAGAAAAAATTCCTTTCAGTGTTCGGATTACCATCGCATCATTTTCCTTTGCAATGTTTCTCATTGCCATTTCATTTTCTTTTCTTTTTGCACGTAAGATTTCTAAGCCAATCATTAACTTAGCTAATGCAACAAAGAAAGTATCCCTTGGAGAATCTGATATTCGATTGGAGAAAACGGAAGAAGGAGAAATGGGAATTCTTATAGATAGTTTTAATCAGATGGTCAGTGATTTGAATGCAAAATCTGAAGAACTGATGCATACGCAGAGGATTGCTGCTTGGAAAGAAGTAGCCCAACGTATGGCACACGAAATCAAAAATCCCCTAACACCGATTCAGTTGTCTGCTCAAAGAATCCAACGCAAATTTCAAAATCCAAAATCGAAATCAGAAAATTTAGAATCCGTAATCTTTGATGCGACTGAGACCATTATTGGCCAAGTACGAGTGTTGGAACATCTTGTAAAAGAGTTTAGTGAATTTGCAAGGATGCCAGTGCCTGTTCTTATCAATCAAAACTTAAATCCGATTTTGGAAGAGGCCGTTGCTCTGTTTAAAGACACAACTGACATTGAGTTTGAATTAAAACTCGCAGAAAATCTGCCTGAAGTTTTCCTCGATAAACGACTGTTTTTGGGGGTGATTAATAACTTAATCAAAAATGCTGTTGAAGCTATTCAAACGGCTGAAAATTCTAAAGAGGAAATGGATATTTTAAGTCTCAAACGAAAAAAAATTCGAATCATGTCCAAACTGCAGAAAAAAGCCCTTCGTAAATCTATTGTGATTGAAATTGATGATTCTGGCCCTGGGTTAAAACAGGAGTGGAGAGAAAAAATATTTGAACCCTATTTTTCTACTAAAGAAAAACATGGGTCAGGGATTGGCCTTGCCATTGTTCAAAAAACAATCATTGATCATCATGGTCATATTGCAGTCGAAAATTCTAAGTTAGGTGGGTGTAAATTTAGAATTGAACTTCCTTTGGATAGTCATTAATGCAAAAACTAATTTATATACTAGACGATGAAACAGAAATACGAAAGTCCTTACGAGTGATTTTGGAGGATGAAGATTATTCTGTGGAAGATTTTGCCAATGGGAAGGCATTGCTGAAAGCCTTGTCTAAAGAAAGACCGTCGCTTGTATTGTTAGACGTTTGGGTAGGAAAAGAAGATGGGCTTTCCATTTTGGATGAATGTAGAAAGCTTTACCCAGGATTACCGATTGTTATGATTTCAGGCCATGGAACCATCGAACTTGCTGTAAATGCGACAAAGAAAGGTGCGGTTGATTTTTTAGAAAAACCACTTTCCATTGAGAAAGTAATTCAAACAATTGAGTCTTCATTAGAAAAAACAAAGGATACCGCGATTCCTGAATTCAAATTGGAAGTAGATGAGATTTTGGGCGAATCTTCTTCTATCCAGCGAGTGAAGTTTGCAATTTTCCAAGCTGCACAAACCAACGCTCGTGTCTTTATCTTTGGTGAAAATGGAACAGGAAAAGAACTAACAGCAAGAGCCATCCATCAGAATTCCAAACGGAAAAATGAGCCATACATTGAGTTCAACTGTGCATCAGTGCCAGAGGAAACCTTAGAACAAGAGTTATTTGGTTTAGAAACAGTTGGAAGTCAGGAAAAAAAAGAAATTAAAATGGGTAGATGGGAAGAAGCACAAAATGGAACATTATTCTTAGATGAAGTTTGTGATTTAACCCCCGCTGTACAATCCAAAGTTTTGAAAGCCATATTAGAACAAAAATTAGATCGAGTGGGTGGTAAGGAATCTGTATCGGTTGATGTTCGAATCATTGCTGCGACCAACTCCAATGTGGAAGAAGCCATTCGGGAAGGTAGGTTTCGAGAAGACTTATATTATGCTTTGAGTGTGATCCCCATGGAGTTACCTCCTCTTCGCGAGAGAAACCAAGACATTCCCTTACTTGCGGAATACTATTTAAAAAAATCCATAGCGGAAAACAATCTCTCACCGAAAACTATTGACCGGGAAGGACTTGATGCTCTCACCACTCATTTTTGGCCAGGAAATGTTAGAGAACTTGGAAATATTTTAGAAAGGCTGAGCATTCTAGTTCCAGGAGATACAATCCGAGCGAAGGATGTAAAGGAAGCATTACATGGATTTAAAAAAGCCAATGAAATGGTGGCCCGCGGTGATTTGAAACATGCAAAAGAAGAGTTTGAACGCCAGTATATCATTAAAACATTACAAATTTGCGAAGGAAATGTGACTCGAACTTCCAAGGCGTTAGGTATCGAACGAACGCATTTATACAGAAAATTACGTTCCTTAAATATTTCTGTCGAACAATTAAACGAGGGTTAGTATGGATCAAAAAACAATTTTATCTCGATTTACTGACATTCTCACGGAAGCGAAATTCTTAATTCAAAATAAATCCGTTTCTATTTATCGATTTCAAGAGGAAAAGGATCCGAATGATTTTGTTTTCCCCTGGAAATCCAAGGTTCCCGAATCGCTGGAAATGCAAAAGAAACAACAAAAGGAAAGCCAAAGAAAGAATAAAGACTTGGTGAATTTTTCTTGTACCTTCTGCAAAGGTAAACTGAGCGGAGTGCGTCAGTTCTTACACAAAGGGAGAAAACCTGTCCTTATCCTTCATTATACTGGTGCCACAAATCCAAAAGAAAAACCATTTACTAAAACAAAACCCAATCAAATTTTTAAGGACAAACTAACTGAAAATAGCTGGGGGGAACTAGTCCAGAAGGTGTTTGGATTTTCTTTTGAAGAGTTCTTTTACCAAGAATACCCTGCTTGTACATTTTCCCATACCGATTCTAAAGATACGGATTGGACGGAAAGAGTTGAAAATTGTAAATTCCATGTAAAGGACACAGTAGAGGAATATGGAATCAAAATGATTGTGGTTCTTGGATCTTCCGCCAAACTTTTGTTTGGAGCTGATAAGGCAAAAGAACTTCTTGGCAAACAGATTCACTGGGATTTATCAGGTCTTTCTATTCCAATTGTCACCACAAGATCACCCGAAGCCCTTGTTTTTCTGGGAGAAAAGGCTAAAAAGACTGATTCGGAATCCAATCTATTTCAATATGGAAAAGAAAAACAAGAATTGGAAGAAAGTTTTATCTCCCATCTAACTCTACTCAAACCTTATATCTAGTATGATCCAATACGCGGAAGTTGCTTTAAACCTTTCTTGGGAAAGTAAAACACTGACCTATGAAATCCCCCAAGGGATAGAAAGTTTAGATCGGGGAGTCCGCGTAATTGTGCCTCTCAATGGAAAGGAATGGGAAGGAGTCGTCACCGAAATCCATTCGAATGAACCTAATTACGAAACCTTATCCATTCTAAAGGCTATTGATTCCGAACCGGTGCTCACGGAAGAACAATTGGATCTGGCTCAATGGATGGCTGATACCTATTTATCTTCACTTGGTGAAGCTTTGTTTTTGATGGTTCCGAAAGGGAAAAAAAGAAAAAAACAAAATGGGACGCCAGTAAAAATTCATGCTGAACTTTTACATCCGTTAAATGGATCCCAAACAAAAGCTCTGGAAGAAATTAAGTCAGGTTCAAAATCGCAAACCCATTTATTGTATGGGATTACGGGAAGTGGTAAAACCGAAGTGTATATGCATCTGATGGCGGAGGTTTTAAGTAAACCCAAAGGATCTGTGATTTTTCTTGTACCGGAGATTTCTTTAACCTATCCCACTATCGCAAGGATAGAAA
The sequence above is drawn from the Leptospira sp. WS4.C2 genome and encodes:
- a CDS encoding sigma-54-dependent transcriptional regulator; the protein is MQKLIYILDDETEIRKSLRVILEDEDYSVEDFANGKALLKALSKERPSLVLLDVWVGKEDGLSILDECRKLYPGLPIVMISGHGTIELAVNATKKGAVDFLEKPLSIEKVIQTIESSLEKTKDTAIPEFKLEVDEILGESSSIQRVKFAIFQAAQTNARVFIFGENGTGKELTARAIHQNSKRKNEPYIEFNCASVPEETLEQELFGLETVGSQEKKEIKMGRWEEAQNGTLFLDEVCDLTPAVQSKVLKAILEQKLDRVGGKESVSVDVRIIAATNSNVEEAIREGRFREDLYYALSVIPMELPPLRERNQDIPLLAEYYLKKSIAENNLSPKTIDREGLDALTTHFWPGNVRELGNILERLSILVPGDTIRAKDVKEALHGFKKANEMVARGDLKHAKEEFERQYIIKTLQICEGNVTRTSKALGIERTHLYRKLRSLNISVEQLNEG
- a CDS encoding HPr family phosphocarrier protein, with the translated sequence MKQIQLKIREDSSGLHARPASLFVKVAASFPCEIFVVKDDIEVNGKSIMGLMMLALGPGSEFFVKADGKREEEALFALEALVERNFEANAT
- a CDS encoding ATP-binding protein, which translates into the protein MPLKFLKILPRLSDENRYYLRDIFIFFLTLGVSVGFSELVFFRQEEDISFFSKLDTYVFILIPFFILSLILSYVYRNRRNRETGKIRSSIRYRLTLAFLFVALVPSLPIFILSSNLTGRLIEGFYRVDISNALRSANLIIQNEEKEVETEFLEKVSILRTRLYGLKTDGYTVFQKGVENGLFEKNEYYLGFAESGKLSFESKGLFRNIKGLDFLESNRSGIFVSRLYLNDRSYIICRFPLEHGTEVYVGQRIHQGMESDVHNIVNATSTYEKVSLWKEKIPFSVRITIASFSFAMFLIAISFSFLFARKISKPIINLANATKKVSLGESDIRLEKTEEGEMGILIDSFNQMVSDLNAKSEELMHTQRIAAWKEVAQRMAHEIKNPLTPIQLSAQRIQRKFQNPKSKSENLESVIFDATETIIGQVRVLEHLVKEFSEFARMPVPVLINQNLNPILEEAVALFKDTTDIEFELKLAENLPEVFLDKRLFLGVINNLIKNAVEAIQTAENSKEEMDILSLKRKKIRIMSKLQKKALRKSIVIEIDDSGPGLKQEWREKIFEPYFSTKEKHGSGIGLAIVQKTIIDHHGHIAVENSKLGGCKFRIELPLDSH
- the rpoN gene encoding RNA polymerase factor sigma-54, yielding MKLGASLSQRQTQKLVMTQDLRQSIELLSLSTLELSDKIQNELLENPLLDEVGTDEKTKMPELFSIDEVKRIEKLNHEKSTDVNWQDSYSLEGPRSYDTEASDRNQKYIESSTRGETLEEHLLNQLRMIKLTKLEFEIGEVLISMIDDKGFITDDLAIVSKEMGYPEAKVRRVLQVVNELDPIGIGAKDMQETLLIQGKILFPENPLLHQLIGEFLSDLEKVDYKKIAKNLKITEEEILTLARLIKKLEPYPATTYQGRKVDYVVADVVVKEVGNEFNIFINDEWLPKLSIQEEYRELLNHKLPPKEKEYFQTKYSSAQWLIRSIQQRRQTLQRVVSCIIDFQVDFFRGGIGFIKPLTLKEVAEKLNLHESTISRITTNKYIQTTWGIFELKWFFSSGVKSTEGGKESSKKIHEIIRNLVKDEDENNPLSDQDIVELMEKKGIEIARRTVAKYRKVLRILPSNERKRISSLKG
- the hprK gene encoding HPr(Ser) kinase/phosphatase, encoding MPVPGITVDTILRDHDDLQLILITGEAGLTNRINNAEINRPGLSLTGFFDFFANDRIQILGKGEWAYLNSLSGEKLHEITEKFFEFHLNCIIYTHGNEPQIPFIERAKTKGIPLFKTEIATHRFITLISQILDRALAPRTMRHGVLIEVFGIGTLLTGRSGVGKSETALELIERGHRLVADDMVEIRRLSESYLIGSCSDLLRHHMEIRGLGILNIKDLFGVGSVRDHKLIELIINLKEWEEQTSGEYERTGIEQSMEEILGVSVPYIEIPVKPGRNIPIIVETAAMNQRLRKMGKNSAKEFSNKLNTYIQQSSIETNPIKD